A genomic window from Pseudocitrobacter corydidari includes:
- the flgE gene encoding flagellar hook protein FlgE: MSFNIATTGLNAVTEQLNAISNNIANSGTVGFKSGRAEFSALYAESQPLGVGVSGVTQSITKGGSIASTGNALDLAINGNGFFVVRDSAGTTAYSRAGYFGTDSSGNLINNLGMYLQGYPVDANGQLQVGTVGNLTISSGSIPAKATDSLDFTANLDANADVPENDTFDPKDNTSYNNSYTTQIFDSLGREHTLNQYFVKKGDNTWEVHYYMDDSEIPNSTQEMTFSEQGVLTKPTNLTSLNIDIPGAAGLSIDLSYNGTTQYGSDFSVSKNQGSGYASGERTGQAIDSDGSVYATFSNGERMLQGQLVLADFANANGLQSQDGTTWTQTASSGAPLTGAPGTGLLGSITAGALEQSNVDLTSELVGLMTAQRNYQANTKVISTNDSMMNALFQAV; this comes from the coding sequence ATGAGCTTTAATATTGCCACTACCGGCCTCAATGCCGTAACTGAACAACTTAACGCGATCTCCAACAATATCGCCAACTCCGGGACCGTCGGATTTAAATCGGGCCGCGCCGAGTTTTCCGCGCTCTATGCTGAAAGCCAGCCGCTGGGCGTCGGTGTTTCCGGCGTCACCCAGAGCATTACCAAAGGCGGAAGTATTGCTTCCACCGGCAATGCGCTTGACCTGGCAATTAACGGTAACGGTTTCTTTGTGGTTCGCGACAGTGCAGGCACGACGGCTTACAGCCGTGCGGGCTATTTTGGTACTGACAGCAGCGGCAATCTTATCAATAACCTGGGCATGTATTTGCAGGGCTATCCTGTCGATGCCAACGGCCAGCTTCAGGTCGGTACCGTGGGTAATCTGACCATCAGTAGCGGTTCTATCCCGGCGAAAGCGACGGACAGCCTCGACTTTACCGCCAACCTTGATGCTAATGCCGACGTACCGGAAAACGACACGTTTGATCCGAAAGACAATACGTCCTACAACAACAGCTACACCACCCAGATCTTTGACTCTCTGGGCCGTGAACATACGCTGAACCAATATTTCGTGAAGAAAGGCGATAATACCTGGGAAGTGCATTACTACATGGACGACAGCGAAATCCCGAACAGCACCCAGGAGATGACCTTCTCCGAACAGGGCGTGCTCACCAAACCGACCAACCTGACCTCCCTGAATATTGATATTCCCGGCGCGGCGGGCTTGTCTATCGATCTGAGCTACAACGGCACGACACAGTATGGTTCCGACTTCTCCGTCAGCAAAAACCAGGGCAGCGGGTACGCATCCGGCGAACGTACCGGGCAGGCGATTGATTCTGACGGCAGCGTTTACGCCACCTTCTCCAACGGTGAGCGCATGTTACAAGGGCAACTGGTACTGGCAGACTTCGCCAACGCTAACGGCCTTCAGTCTCAGGATGGTACGACCTGGACACAAACTGCCAGCTCTGGCGCACCGTTGACGGGCGCTCCGGGCACCGGCCTGCTGGGTTCTATCACCGCGGGTGCACTGGAGCAGTCGAACGTGGATCTGACCTCTGAACTGGTTGGGCTGATGACCGCGCAGCGTAACTATCAGGCGAACACTAAAGTCATCAGCACCAATGACAGCATGATGAACGCACTCTTCCAGGCGGTGTAA